The genomic DNA TCTGCCCTTATATGTCTTCTCCATCAATAGTTACATGGTTAGTGACCTGTCAAAGTATTTGGGGAAAGTCTAAATGACTGGGGTGATTGTGAACTATGGCAATTTTCTCCTGACTCATAAACCCACAGGCTTGTGGACTCTGCAGCCAAGTTGAATTCTGAGTCTGTACTTGTGAATAAGCCTGAAGAGGTTATCTCCTTGGTTAATCAGAGCATGTGCTATGAGGGCAGAGAGAACCAAATAGCTGAGATAACCATTTCCCTTCAAATAGAAGAGACTATTGATTTCCCCAGAGGGGGCATCAGAAGCATAGTACAAAATAATTTGGAGTGTCAAGTAGTCATTGATAAACAAGCTTTCTCAAACATTTGATTATGACTTAGGGCGGTCTGCCCATCCTCTTTGCCTTGCCATACTGCAAAGTAATTTGTGTTCATCTACCCACAATGAGCACCAAGAAGCCACCATCCCACCAAACCTTCCTCAGCAAGATGCAGGTGAAGCAGAAGTTTCAGAGACTGACCAGTCAGCTGAAGCAAATGACCATTGAAAGAAATTAGCAGTGAGATTGCCTGATCTTTATCacagaagagagaatgaagagtAGGTATTCTATCTTTTAAACCCTGTGGTTTCAATCTTAGGTCCACTCTGTcatcattaattcattttatacaaGGTTTGTGTTCCTGGTAAGTTGCATTTTCAGGGTATGCATTTGTGCTAAATCGTGTCTCTGAACTCCTCCCAAAGGCAAAACCTCAAATGTGGACAGGAATGACATGAGGACAAAGACTTTTCTGCTTcatctaaaaagaaacaaaaacagagcctgtgGCATGAGTCATACTACTCATGCATTGAAGCAGGAATATGTgagttcccagaatgcatttgAAGAGATTCTATCAAGTGCTGGCTAGTGTGAGATGTtagttgctgtgagtttgagttgTTTTGTTACTTGCTTGGAAAGGCCTTGTGTATTTGATTCTCCAAGCAGCATTTGGAGAGGCCTAGTCACACATCTAAATGTGTGGATATATAGACTGAGATTGAttcctgttccttttgtttctctctcagaGGAGACACCTGCATGCATTTGTTCAGCATCCAATAGATAGAGTTCTGCCACTCTcactcagtctctctttctctgtctctctagctatctctttgtctgtttcttggtctctcacacacatgtgtatgtgttatgtattttttgatgtgcttgtgcatgtatgtCCCTGCAATCAGGGATCTGTGTTTGGGCACGAGCAGTTCCCTATCTCACAGTTCCCAGGTGATACCTTGGTGAAAACTGGGAGTACCACTTTGAACATTATAGTTTTGCCAGTGTACTTATTTTCATGACACATAGATATACCCTTGGGGAATTTATAAATCTGTCATGATGTTGAGTCCCATTCTCAAAACTGTTCGTGTTATTTTTATCTCTATTTTCACAAGTACGATTATTGAGAATTTGTTTTTGAATACAGGAGAGACATCTTCACAGATTCTGGAGGGTACACACCTGTGGATTAGACACTAAGTAAATTCTTGGATAGCTATTTCAGCGAACCTCCTGAGAGAGCTCATGCAGCTCCACCTCCCATCATCTAAACAGCCTGCTTCTGTTGGCTTAGTGTCAGAATAGCTGTAAGTAAATTGTATGCAACACTGTGGGTTTGGTCCCGGGTTTTGGCACCAACAATGTAAGTAAATATGCTGCAACAAATCTGaagaaaggtgtcctgactatctagggagtcaggcaacaccttgagctgcttaagACAGCTCTGATGTCAGGAACTGCAAGTAGACAGTTTAGGCCTGGAGTGCAAGGTATCCCACACATCTTGAGCATCTCAGAAcagcagctctgccctgaaggtgtcctggaCAAATGGAGCTATTTAGCACATTTCTGATGGCTAGAATTACAAGGGAACAGTTCAGCCATGGAGTGTGAGGTATCCTGGACACCTCAAGCTGCTCACAACAGATCTGCCCTGATGATGTAAGATAAACAACTGATTGCTGATTATTCTACTTTATTACATTGCTAACAGATACATGAAAATATTGCTCAGAATATACACATAAAGTATTTAATGCTTCTTATATTCTTATgtattaagcattttaaaattaacatcgTTGTCTTACAAAACAGCACACATTGGGAGTAGATTATCTACTCTTGGACTACTCTGGAGGTAGAAACatgaggaccatgagttcaaatGTATTCTTGAATCATTACTGAAATCAATGCCATGCTTAATATAAACAACAAAATCTCAAGGGaatttgtgaaaatatgaaatcaaaaccaaacacaacacaCCACCCTTTCACAGACACTCTTTCTGAGAAAATATGATCATACACTGCctgatatataaataaaaaatagactaGTATGATGATGGGAATCCTATTTTAAGTATTACAACAGAAAAATACATATCACTAATGTAAAAACACAATGGAAGATGAACAAAAGCCACAGAAGGAATATGAAGaccacaaaataaatttaactaaatGAATTTGCCACACATATAACACACTGTGGTATCTAcctcaaatgtttcaaaatagaaatgaaaatgcatCGCTCTCCCCCATCAGTCTTGCCTAAACATGGTAACTAATTTACTTCATTCCAGgctatgataaaaagaaaatgaagtaagatATTTTGTTTAAGCTGAAGACAATTGTGATGTCTAAAATCTATACCAAGTTGTtaacatgaataaaatttttcttgtGTACGAGTTTTTCCGTATTTCCTGATTTAACATgatataaataatctttaaaatattttcacagttAGAGACATGGTTGGGCAGTTAAGGAAAGTTCATTCCCAGGAATAAGACATGATTTTGACAACTTCCTTTGTTTCTTGCTACAAGAAGATTCAAGAGCCTAACATTTTCAAAAACTAGCATTCAAATTCACATACCCCAAAAACATGTACTGacatcacataattaaaattaaaacaactctttaaaaaaacaattttcacTGGTGAAACTTTTCATTTGTAAGCATGTATTCCTATAACACAGGTATTGAGACATTTAAAGGTTTACAGGGATTTTCTTCATTGTGAGTTGGTTCATGTAACAGAAAATAAGCATGTGTGCTTGAATTCAGAGAAATTATTTATAGTTGGCAGTATAATTTGTGAAAGTTTAGGAAATGCTGTTCTGctgaggaaatatgtcactggggaagGCTTTGAAAAATTAAATCCAAACATCATTTTCAGTTCTCACTCACTGCTTCATGTTTCAGGGTAAGGAAGTAAGCTCCCGATTTAGCTGCCATGTCTGATATGTGTTGCCATGCCGCTAGTATTGTgatcctctgtccctctggggccaAATAAAACTCACTATTACTTGACATACACATTACATAACAAGAACAGGAAAGGAACTAACAAAAATCTATCATGTTGAATTCGTTATTTCATGTAATTAAAGAGAagtataaaatctaaaaatagtaCATTGTTATTTAAAATCATAGTGGAAGTGTTTATCTCTGATAGGAATAGTTACATGAGTATCAAAAGTTAAGCTATACCTCTATTTGGGAGTGGAAGTTGTCCTGGTTATATACTATTGAGAGGAGAAAGATATCCTTGCTGTTGGGGTGTCAGACTCTACCTGAAGCTGTGGAGGAAAGGTTTCCAGGATACCTAcagccctcaaaaaaaaaaaactgtgcaagGAAGGTAGATACCTAAATCTGTGAGGAGATAAGAACACTGACTATTAGAAAGTTAGGCTAGTCCTGAATGTTTGTCCCAGTGTAGGAAGGTTTACTTGAAGAATGTGGCAAACTTGCTCCTCTCGAAAAAAGAGCCATTACAGCATAGCTGTGCTACACTCAGCTAAGAGAGATTTCCAGCAGAAATGTCCTTTGCCACTCTGCTCCACTCCCCAAAGAGAATTTTGCAGCAGAGTtgtccattatttctctgttccaCTCCACTAgtgagtttcccagcagagattcTGCTCTTTTCTGGCCAAAGATCTTCACCCTAATCTAATTCAAAAGATTTACATAGGGGAGAGGAATCCAGAATAGTGGCTGCCTGTGTCAGTGTGAAAAGGGGCAGCTGCCAGCTAAACAGACACAGGGCTTATATGGGGCTTCATAGTGGTGGAGATTTCCAGGGAAAAGATTGTGAGGATAGATATTGATTGGATGTCAGgctcaagctcagagattgggAGGCTTTCATATGCAGTGATTTGTTGGTTTTGTACTCAGGGATTGTTGGTTTTTCTGCTCATGGATGTGTGGGATTTGTCCTCAGTTGGTCAGAGGTAGACtgtatttctttggctctggtttccttGCCAAATTGAATGTTTCTCACTGGCTCTGATTTTAGTTTCCAGGCGTGTTTCTTTGGCTGACCTTTTACCCTACACAGAGGACTTTATAAACTACTAAATTCATTTATTCCATAGTTTTACAGGGGCAAACATTGTAGAAATGGACATCATGATGCATGAAAAGATTGCTGACActgtcaaatttttttttttacagaatgaACACCAttgtataaaaatgcaaatgttttGGATAAGGATCTTgccaaatacattaaaataataagcCCTCAGTACTTTTTGCAATTACTCGAAGACTATTGTAATATGCAAAGGCTTTAAAAGACTGACTTCACAGTAAAAGGTTTATTCATGTATAAAGAGCAAAACTGTATGACACTGATTATATTTGTAGGATTTCTCtgcagtatgatttttttctaatgatttcaAAGACTACTGATACATACAAAGGCTTTATGACACAAAATACATTCATAGGGTATCTCTCCAGTAGGTGTtgtttcatgcctttgaagagtaCTGTGTGTGAAGAAAGTCCTCACCAAATTGATTAAATTCATTGTATTTCTCTCTAGTATGTAAtctttcatgcatttgaagaaGACTGTGATGACGAAAATCTTTACCTCGTTAATTATGGTCATAGGATTTTGCTCCAGCATtccttcttttatgtatttgaagagtAGTTTGATGAGCATAgattttaccacattgattacattcatagggatTCTCTCCATGAtgtcttcttttatgtatttgaagagtACTGTGATGAGCATAGGCCGTaacacattgattacattcacagagTTTATTTCCAGTATGTATTGTTTAAAGCATTTGAAGAGTTAGGTGATGTGCAAAGGCTCTACAACACTGATTACAATCATAGGGCTTCTCACCAGTATGAGTTCTTGTGTGCCTTTGAAGATAACTCAatcatgcaaaggctttaccacattgattacatttgtagggtttctctccggtatgtgttcttttatgactTTGAAGATGAGCATGTTGTGCAAAGTAACCACACCGATTActttcatagggtttctctccagtatgacttcttttatgtatttgaagatgcTTGTGATGTacaaaggttttaccacattgattgcattcatagggtttatttccagtatgtgttctttcatgcatttgaagagTTTGGtcatatgcaaaggctttaccacattaattacattcatagggtttctcttttGTATATGTTCTTTCATGCACCTGAAGATGACTGTGTTGtgcaaaggctttgccacactgattacattcataggacTTCTCACCAGTATGAGATCTTGTGTGCCTTTCAAGATTACTCAATcggcaaaggctttaccacattgattatatttatagggtttctctccagtatgtgttcttttatgactTTGAAGATGAGCatgttgtgcaaaggctttaccacactgattacattcatagggtttctctccagtatgacttcttttatgtatttgaagatgtTTGTGATGTacaaaggttttaccacattgattgcattcatagggtttatttccagtatgtgttctttcatgcatttgaagagTTTGGTCATATGCAagggctttaccacattgattacattcatagggtttctcttttGTATAAGTTCTTTCATGTCCTTGAAGATGACCGTGTTGtgcaaaggctttgccacactgattacattcatagggcttgTCACCAGTATGAGATCTTATGTGCCTTTGAAGAGTACTCAAtcgtgcaaaggctttaccacattgattatatttatagggtttctctccagtatgtgttcttttataacCTTGAAGATTACCGTATtgtacaaaggctttaccacactgattacattcatagggtttctcttcaGGATGTGTTCTTTTATGACATTGAAGATAACCATGTTGTACAAAGGTTTTACCACACTaattacattcatagggcttctcacCAGTAAGAgatcttttatgcctttgaagatgactcaATCGTacaaatgctttaccacattccttacattcataggttttctctcctgtatgtgttcttttatgactttgaagatgaacatgttgtgcaaaggctttaccacagtgATTaaattcatagggtttctctccaatatgacttcttttatgtatttgaagatgtTTGTGAtgtacaaaggctttaccacattgataaTATTCATAGGGTTTATTTCCAGTATGTGATCTCTCATGCATTTGAAGAGTTTGgtgatatgcaaaggctttaccacattgattacattcataggggtTATCTCCAGTACATGTTCTTAAATGCATTTGTAGCTGACAATGTTttccaaaggctttaccacattaaatacatttataagGTTTCCCTGCAATATGGgtccttttatgtatttgaagagtTCTGTGTTTGGCAAAGGGTTtatcacactgattacattcagagtttttttttgcaccattatgtgttcttttatgcttttgaagagTACTGTGTTGCACAAAGACTTTAgtacattgattacattcatagggtttctctccagtattttttcttttatgcctttAAAGATTAGTGCGATGAGCAAAGGCTTTAACACACTGATTACATTGAAAACGTTTCTTTCCCATAGGTGCACTtccatgcctttgaagatgactctCATATACAACGGTTTTACCCAATTCAGTATATATGAAAGGTTTCTTCTCTCCAGTttgacttctttcatgcctgcAAGCACATGTAAAATCTTTACCATAATCATTACACTATTGACTCTTTATATCTGTATGAATTAACTTTACAATTTTGTCTAAATTTAAAGAGGAATCAGTTCTTAAGATTCTTAAGATttcatcgtttttttttttttgtttttttttttggtttttcgagacaggccttagaagttttgttttttttgtttttttttttcccgagacagggtttctctgtgtagctttgtgcctttcctggagcttacttggtagcccaggctggcctcgaactcacagagatccgcctggctctgcctcccaagtgctgggattaaaggcatgcgccaccaccgcccggcttcatcaTTGTTTTTAcacccatgtttttttttaagcagtccTAGTACTCATAGGGCTTCTCTGTAGTGTGagtttgttaatatttattaacaATGAAGATAGAAAATCAATTGCTTCTACACTTGAATCAAATTCAACAAGTATACTCAATGTGGAGACTGCTAAATATCTTCTGATTTTATATAAATGGGGTATGTTATGTCTTCCATATCCTTACGCTCTTATGACTTGTTTCCAGAAGGACATATGATATAGCTAGTAAAGGAAGAATAACAGATAATAGATTTCCACATTGAATTCTGTTTGATTTTCTATCCTTATTGACTTGTGGTATAGGGATTAAGATTTCTCTTCCACAATATCCCTTGATTTTTGACTCTAACTGCCCTTCTCAGTAAACAGCACTGTCACAACAAGTATAAGAGTTACAGTAGATTTACTATGGACTATTTGCTTAATAGAAAGCTTTGACAATATACTCATCACCTCTTCACTGTGTGTAAATTTTGTAATAtgaatgttataaaataaaaagactgacGTTTCTGCAACATAACTCTCattgtgttgtgatttttttttttttttttggtttttcgagacaggttttcactatgtagctttatgccttttctggaactcacttggtagcccaggctggcctcgaactcacagagatccgcctgcctctgcctcccgagtgctgggattgaaggcgtgtgccaccaccgcccggcctcattgtgtttttattttaatggtaaTCTCTTTTGAGGAATTGTTTCTTTGACATTGTCCTTAAAAGAATGCCTTGCAAATGCAATTCACCAACCTGAAATTGAAGTTTATG from Peromyscus leucopus breed LL Stock unplaced genomic scaffold, UCI_PerLeu_2.1 scaffold_1613, whole genome shotgun sequence includes the following:
- the LOC119087161 gene encoding zinc finger protein 844-like, translated to MLSLGRGWSASCRRMQTFDDVHINFTWEECTLLDPSQKNLYKDVMTETYRNITIIGMKEVKLERRNLSYILNWVKPLYMRVIFKGMEVHLWERNVFNVISVLKPLLIALIFKGIKEKILERNPMNVINVLKSLCNTVLFKSIKEHIMVQKKTLNVISVINPLPNTELFKYIKGPILQGNLINVFNVVKPLENIVSYKCI